The genomic DNA ATTTAAGATACTCCTCCGTAATGTCGGCGATTGGTATTTGGGCAATTTCCATATCGCTTTTTTTAATAAGATGTAAAAGCAAATCAAGCGGCCCTTCAAAAACATCAAGATTGATTGAGTAAACCATAATTTATTTTAAATGTACGGCTTTGCGCACTTCTTCCATTGTTTGAAAAGCAAGTTCTTTCGCAGATTTTGCACCTGCCTCAAGCACGTTTTCAACAAGACCTTTCTGCCCTTTTAATTCTTCTCTTTTTTGCGCCAAGGGTAAAAGTGCCGCGCAAAGCAGTTCAATAAGCATTTTTTTGCACTGTACGCAGCCGGTTTGCCCCTTTTTGCAAGCATTTTCTATCTGTGAAAAGTTTGTATTATAAAGTTTATGAAACGCAAATACCACACAACCATCCGGGTGGCCTTGGTCATTTGCACGAATTTTTTGCGGGTCAGTAAACATTTGCATAACTTTTTGTTTTATGGTTTCTGGCTTTTCATCCAGCGTAATTGCATTGCCATACGACTTTGACATTTTGCGGCCATCCAAGCCAGGAACCCTTTTTGATGGCGTTAGTAATGCCTGCGGCTCAGGAAAAACATCGCCGTAAAGGCCATTAAAACGACGGACAATTTCGCG from Endomicrobiales bacterium includes the following:
- the trpS gene encoding tryptophan--tRNA ligase, which encodes MNKKRVLSGMRPTGKLHLGHLFGAIDNWVAMQNEYQCCYMVADWHALTTDYANTKNILPNSKEMVLDWLACGIDPKKAVIFRQSEVPEHAELNLLLGMITPLGWLFRCPTYKEQLGELKDKDLHNFGFLGYPVLQAADILIYKANVVPVGEDQLAHLELTREIVRRFNGLYGDVFPEPQALLTPSKRVPGLDGRKMSKSYGNAITLDEKPETIKQKVMQMFTDPQKIRANDQGHPDGCVVFAFHKLYNTNFSQIENACKKGQTGCVQCKKMLIELLCAALLPLAQKREELKGQKGLVENVLEAGAKSAKELAFQTMEEVRKAVHLK